GGTGGTAAAGCGGGCCGCCAGTTTCAGGTCATGGACTTCCGGGCAGGCTTCCAGCACTTTCGCCCCCAGACCGGGTAACTGATCTTCTACGCTGGTGGCGTTGGGGTCCATGTTGATGAAGACGAATCCGGCATATTCTTCCAGACGTACTGGAACCAGTTGCGCTTTGTCGCTATCGAAATTGGCGACGTTTTCGCAGTTACGCGCATGGGCCAGGTTGCCATCGAGTTTGAATGCCCAGGCGTGATACGGGCAGGTAATCACATTTTTCGCTTTCCCTTCGCCGCTCAATAACTGATGACCACGGTGCGGGCAAACGTTATAGAACGCGCGCAAAACCTTATCACGACCGCGTACCAGCACGATGCTTTCGCCAATGATCTCACGCGTCACATAATCATTGGCATTCGCCAGTTCGCTGCTGTGAGCGACGCAAATCCAGCTTTTGGCGAAGACGTTCTCTTTTTCGTGTTCAAACGCGTTCTGATCGGTATAAAAACGGGCAGGAATGGTCCACGCCTCTTGTGGGTTAGCGCAAAAATTTTCGGGTAGTACAAAGTCAGGTCTCAGATTGCTCATAGGGATACCTTTATCGTTAGGATGATGGCGCTCAGTTGTCGCCTTTGAATACGGTTCCCGCAGGGAGCACTGGCGTTTTTTCCAGGGCTTCAACCGGTGTCTGCGGGAGATAATGTTCAACTTGATGAGCCGGAATGTCGGCGTAATCCTGTTTCAGCCAGCGAACAAATCCGCCGACTTTCACCAGTAAAATGGCGAGGAAGGGAAGGGCAGTGAGGACGACGGTAGTTTTCATTGTTTCCAGCGAAGCACCGGTAAACAAGATGGAAAGCGGGATCAGGGTGATCACCACGCACCAGAATAGGCGAAGACCACGGTCAGGGTCGTCACCTTCCTGAAGATTTCGCGTACTGGTCGCCGCCATAGTGTAGGCCACCGCATCCATATGCGAGGCAAGGAAAATAATCATCACGCCCAGGTATGCGGCGAGGAATAATTTACCGGCTGGCAATGACATCAGAACTTGTTGAACGGCAGTTTCACCGCCCAACGTTTCCAGCACCTGTGGGACGTTGATTACGCCATTGATAAACTGATGAATGGCATAGCTTTCCATTACGCCGAAGAAGAACCAGCAACCGACGGTGCTGCCGAGGATCAGTCCCCAGATAACTTCTTTAATCTTACGACCGCGCGAAACTCGGGTGACAAACATTGCTACGCCAGGGGTGTATGAGATCCACCACAGCCAGTAGAAAACGGTCCAGTTGCGGGTAAATGAACCATCGCCAAGCGGATCGGTGAATAAGCTCATTTGCAGGAAGTTTTGCGTGGTCAGGCCGATGGCATTGATGATGCTGTTGGTAATAAATTCGGTTGGACCGACAATCAGCACCAGTAATGGCAGCAGGAACGCGCCCCAGCCAACCATTTTGCTTAGACGTTGCAAACCGTTGTTGATACCAATCCACGAGCTTAGGCAAAAAATGCCGCCGGAAAGCAGAATCACAAATGCCTGTACGGTAAAGTTATCGGGTAAACCGGTCAGCGCGGAAAGCCCACGGGTAAAGGTTGCTGCGGTGACAACAAGGGAAATGGTCAGTGCGCCGACAGTGGCGATCAGGAACATCAAATCGACCAGTTTCCCCCACGGGCCTTGCGGGCGAACGCCGGTAATAGCAGCAATAATGCCGGAAAGGCTCAGCCCTTTATTTTTCCGCACATGAAAGTGATAAGCCATGATTAATGAGGCCAGCGTATAAGTTGCCCAGGCGCTGATGCCCCAGTGGAAGAAGGAGTAGGGAACGCTAAATTCGAGTGCCTGTTGTGAACGCGGTGCGATATTTAATCCAGGCGTTTGATAATAAT
The nucleotide sequence above comes from Escherichia coli. Encoded proteins:
- the yeaW gene encoding carnitine monooxygenase, oxygenase subunit YeaW, whose amino-acid sequence is MSNLRPDFVLPENFCANPQEAWTIPARFYTDQNAFEHEKENVFAKSWICVAHSSELANANDYVTREIIGESIVLVRGRDKVLRAFYNVCPHRGHQLLSGEGKAKNVITCPYHAWAFKLDGNLAHARNCENVANFDSDKAQLVPVRLEEYAGFVFINMDPNATSVEDQLPGLGAKVLEACPEVHDLKLAARFTTCTPANWKNIVDNYLECYHCGPAHPGFSDSVQVDRYWHTMHGNWTLQYGFAKPSEQSFKFKEGTDAAFHGFWLWPCTMLNVTPIKGMMTVIYEFPVDSETTLQNYDIYFTNEELTDEQKSLIEWYRDVFRPEDLRLVESVQKGLKSRGYRGQGRIMADSSGSGISEHGIAHFHNLLAQVFKD
- the yeaV gene encoding BCCT family transporter YeaV, which translates into the protein MMSNVKKKDVPLISISLVAILFIAAALSLFPQQSADAANAIYTFVTRTLGSAVQVLVLLAMGLVIYLATSKYGNIRLGEGKPEYSTLSWLFMFICAGLGSSTLYWGVAEWAYYYQTPGLNIAPRSQQALEFSVPYSFFHWGISAWATYTLASLIMAYHFHVRKNKGLSLSGIIAAITGVRPQGPWGKLVDLMFLIATVGALTISLVVTAATFTRGLSALTGLPDNFTVQAFVILLSGGIFCLSSWIGINNGLQRLSKMVGWGAFLLPLLVLIVGPTEFITNSIINAIGLTTQNFLQMSLFTDPLGDGSFTRNWTVFYWLWWISYTPGVAMFVTRVSRGRKIKEVIWGLILGSTVGCWFFFGVMESYAIHQFINGVINVPQVLETLGGETAVQQVLMSLPAGKLFLAAYLGVMIIFLASHMDAVAYTMAATSTRNLQEGDDPDRGLRLFWCVVITLIPLSILFTGASLETMKTTVVLTALPFLAILLVKVGGFVRWLKQDYADIPAHQVEHYLPQTPVEALEKTPVLPAGTVFKGDN